GGAAACGCGGCTGGAAGCCTACAACTGGTTGAAGAAAGCTTTGAAATGATGTTGGGAGCATCCTGCCGGGCTAATCTTCGAGACCAATAAAGGCGCGCCAGGCCATTGAAGGAACTTCGCATTCCGGTTCTGCCGGCGCGATCAGTTCCGCAACCAGGTCATGGCAGTGCTTCCACGGTGCGAGGGCGATTTCTTCTGCTGTGCCAGGTGGGCACAGAAAGTTGCCCTGCCCGTAGCCACAGTTCATGGATTGCAGAACAGCCAGTTGCACGGGATCTTCAATACCTTCTGCGATGCAGGCGATGCCAATGTTTTCTGCAAGCGTCACAACCGAATGGGCAACGGCGATGACATCATGTCCGTCGTTCAGGTTGGCGACAAATGTGCGATCCATCTTCAGAACGGTGAACGGAAATTCCTGAAGGCAGGCGAGGGATGAATAACCTGTACCAAAATCGTCGATTGCCAGTCGGATGCCCGCCTGAGACAGGGCGTGCAGGACTTCACCCGCTGCGACCCGATGGGCCATGATTTCTGATTCTGTGACTTCAATTTGCAACTGTTGCGGCTTCATGCCGTAGGAATTCAGGATCTGAATAATGTGATCGGCCATGTGATCCTGCATCAATTGTCGTTCAGACAGATTAATGCTCACATATCGGGGGGCTTCTTCAACATGCTGCAAATGCCAGTCGACAAATTGTGCGCAGGCGGTTCGCATGACCCAGTCGCTCAGCGGAAGGCTGAGCCGGGTTTCTTCTGCAATGGGCAGGAATTCTTCCGGAGGAATCATGCCGCGAGTTGGATGATCCCAGCGGATGATCGCTTCAACTCCGTGCAGCTTTCCGTCTTCGAGTGAGACAATGGGCTGCCAGACGACAGAGAGTTGTTCTGTGCCAATCGCGGACCGTAGTTCTGTTTCGGTTTGCTGTCTCTGCTGGGCGGCTTCACGCATACTGTCGTCAAAAACGACGTAGCATGCTTTTCCCCGGGCTTTGGCTTCATACATTGCCGTGTCGGCATCACGAAGCATGTCCTCCGGACGCTGGTAACGTACATGGCTGCACACAATTCCGATGCTGGCATTCGAACGAACTGCGTGATCGCCAAGTTGATACTGTTCGCCCAGAGCACTGATCAGGTGGGAAGCGGACTGACATGCTGCTTCGGGGCCATCGATATCGTCCAGGATCACAACAAATTCATCTCCTCCCAGCCGCGACACGGTCGTGCCGTCTGCGAGTGTGCTGATGGAATCTGTCGTACTGAGGTTGTCTCGCAGTCGAACTGCAATTTCCCTGAGCAATGCGTCTCCAACATCGTGGCCCAGGCTGTCGTTGACGACTTTGAAGCGGTCAAAGTCGAGGAACATCAGGGCAAACTGATATCCGGGCACCTGACGAGTTCGTTCGATGTACAACTTCAGACGATCGTGAAACAGAGCGCGGTTCGGCAATCCTGTCAGGCGGTCGAGCCTGGCTGCAATCATCAGTTCTTTCTCGATCTTTTTCCGCTCGGAAATGTCGCGAACAATTCCGACAAAACGCGGGGTATCGGTCGACTGATGGACGAATTGCAACGAGAGTTCCACGGGGATCTCGTGCCCGTTGATGTGTCGGTGTGTTGTTTCAAACGTGAAGAGCTGATGAGTCCCTTCAGTCAGCGGTCTGGTGAGTTTTTGAAGATCATCGTTTGAGAATCCTGGAACGATATCCAGAGGCGTCATCTGCAGGTATTGCTCTTCGCTGTAGCCCAGCAGCTGTCGTGCCCCTTCATTCACATAGATGAATCGGAAATCCCCCGGGCGGAACATAAACACGCTGTCCAGAGTCTGGTCGAGAGTGGTCTTGAACTGCTGGAGCCGATTTGCTGCGAACTGCTGCTGCTTCAGATGGAATCGTGTGAGTGTCGCAAATGCCGCCGATGCCAGCAGAATCGATTCAATGACAGCAAGTATGCCAATGACTGACAGACGGGCGTTGAAGATCTGACGGCCCCAGACCGCCGCGGGGAAATCAACACCCAGAACTGCCTCGACACGTCCGTGCTGGTCATGCATTGGGTGCAATGCCGTCACCCAGAGTCCCCACTGGTCGCTGTACGGCACGGAAATAAATGCCGGAAGCCCGCTTAGTGCTTCGTTAAACGCCTTTGCAGGGGTCCCGGAATCGAACCCATCGTATTCTTCGCCTGGGATAGTGCGAGCTTCCAGTTCTTCGTCGATATGTCCGTCGCGGTCATAGTCTGTTTCTGAATCAATCAACAACAGAGTCCGGTTATCGTCGGTCCGGCGCATCGTGTAGATGTCGCTGATCAGAGTATTGGCACGCAACCATCGCAACTGGGCTTCCAGAAGCCGCTGGTAGTGCGCATCATCGGTTGTGACATCATTGGGGATCGACGCGTGGCCCAGCTTCTCTGTTTCTCCGGCGTAGGTCGTTGCAAATGCGCTCATTTGATTGATGAGGTTGCACCGTTGATCGGCATCCACCATCTGGACGTAGCGATGGCCGCAAAAGAGCAGAATCGAGGTGGTGAGCAGGCAGGCGCGGAAAGCGGTTTTCTCACCTTCACAGCGTTTGCCCATCCGCAGAAGCCCGAACAATCCGGCTGCGCAGCATGCTGTGAATGCCAGAAAGTCGAGTTGATAATCGATACAAGTCCACATCGAAGTTTTACCGGCGGGCAATCGGACATCGCCATAGTCGCCACTTTGGCAAACTCAGGTGACGCTGGCTTCGGTAAATACTTGGTTACAATGTGGGTATCCGCTGTTCATCACGTCTCAGAATTCGCCGGGGACACGTTCCCGCATTCCACAATTTGGATTCTGCGGGCAAAGGCTGGGCAACAATACCAATGACGCCGCGGAAACCCTATCGGGTTCTGTACCAGGTTCCTCTCCGATTCGATGGATTGTGAGTAGGAATTGCCCGCCGCATGCATTCTCTGAGAGGTGTATCCGGCGTTTGCAAACAAGTTGTGCTAGGCTTGGTACGAAGATATTGGAAACCCCGCGACTCGCCACGCGATCGCTGTAACGAGTGACAGTCGGAAGCAGGTATATGATGGCAACGACATTGCAGGAAATTCAGCAGGACGAAGAAAAGTCCCGACCCAAATACGGCAACCTCCCTGCTCTGCCCGAAGTTACCTTCAAGATTCTGGCGATGGCAAAGGATCCGGAATCCACGCCTGCAGATCTTCAGAAGTTGATCAGTCAGGACATCGCAATGTCCACTCGCATTCTGAAGGTTGTGAATTCGGTCTTCTACAGACTCTCTCGCCAGATCAGCACCATCGACCGTGCTGTCGTTGTTCTGGGGCGTAATGCTGTTCGAAATATCGCTGTCGCCGCTTCGATGGTGAAGTTGTTTAATTCGGGCAGCCGAGGAGATGCAGGGGGGCTTGATACGCGCCGACTGTGGCTGCATTCGGCGACAACAGCGACAGCCGCAAGGATTATTTCTGAGCGGCTGACGATCGGAGATCCCAATGAATTGTTCCTTGCAGGACTCACACATGACATTGGACTGATGGCCGAAGTCTACTGGGCTCAGAATAAATTATTGCTGAGCGTTCGTGATACGGAACTGGATTAGTTTGGTGTTCCGATGAAAGATCTGCGCGAAGCAGAGAGGCATTGGTTTGGTCTGGATCATGCTGCACTCGGTCAGGAAGTCTGCGAATACTGGAACTTTCCTGAATTGATCTCGACGCTTGTCGGCGCGCATCATGAGCCGTTCCTGGTGCCTGACGAACATCGAGACGTTGCGTGCGTTATTCGCCTTGCTGACCTTGTGGCAGCGGCGATGCCTGACGGCTTTCGTCTGGACCACACATCTCTGGATATTGATCCTGAGATTCTGGACGAACTTCAGATTACGCCTTACCACGTGGCGGAGTTCAGTGAACGCATCCGCGCAGAGATGCACGAAGTGTCCAGCATTCTGGGTTAGTGCTCGCTGCTGACCGGTGATCGGAGGATGGGCCTGTTGCTGTGAACCCGTCAGCCGATCAGTTCGGCGATGGGTTCGCCGTGGTCCACAATAGGTGTTGGACGGCCGTTGAAGTCTTCGATCAATGTCTTTCGTGCGTCGATACCAAGGTGGTGGTAGATCGTCGCCAGAAAGTCACCAGCGCTGCAGATCCGTTCGATGGAATCTTCGCCGCGTTTATCCGTCGCACCAATGAATCGACCGGTTTCAATTCCGCCGCCGGCCCAGATATTGGAAAAAGCACGCGGCCAGTGGTCGCGACCCGGTTGCTGCGTTCCAGCCGGAGCGCTGGCGTTGCCCGCTCCCGTACTCGCGGCATAGCTGATTTTCGGAGTGCGACCAAATTCGCCCGTGACGACGACCAGCACGCGTTTGTCGAGCCCCCGGTCGTAGATGTCTTCGATTAGCGCAGAGACCGCCTGATCGTAAGCATTTGCACGAAAACGCATCGCGTCAAATACATGATGGTTAACCGCATGATCGTCCCAGTTATTGACCCGCCCGCAAAGTGGGCCGTTCAGGCTGGTAGTCAGGACATCGACACCCGCCTCGATCAGCCTCCTTGCCATGAGCAACTGTTGTCCCCATGTATTTCGGCCATATCGATCGCGTGTCCTGTCGTCTTCCTTTGAAAGGTCGAATGCGTCTTTTGTCGCGGGGTTGGTGAGCAGCGTCAGAGCCTGTTCTTCAAACTGATCCAGCGCTTCCAGTTCGCGGCGCTGATCGAAAGCGCGTTCGAGCTTATCGAGATTCTGACGCAGGGAGGTGCGTCGGTCGATGCGTTGAATTTCCTGCTGGCTGCCAAGCCCGATGTTTGGCACTGTAAAGTTCGGCGCGTTGGGATCGCCTTTGACGACGAAGGGTGCATAGGCATCTCCGACATAAGCCGGACCATTGTATTCGAGTGGCGGGTTGATTCCGACGTAGGCTGGCAGGGGATTATTCCGTGGGCCTTCCTGCGCACGCAGAAAATTTGCAACCGACATCCAGTCGGGGTACTTCGGCTTTGGCTTGTCACGTGTATCGGGGTCACCCGAGAGCATCTGCATCGACCCTGCCGGATGCCCGCCCGCCGTTTGTCGCATCGATCTCAGCACTGTGAACTTGTCCGCGATTTTCGCCTGCATGGGCAGTAGTTCTGTGAACTGTAGTCCCGGCACCGCTGTATCGATGGTACCGAACGGACCACGGTATTCGCTGCCGGAGTCCGGCTTTGGATCGTACGTGTCAATGTGGGAGCATCCACCCGGCTTCCAGACCATAATCACGGCCTTCTTCTCTTTGACTCCGTTTGAAGAGGACAGCGCAGCGTTGATGGCCTGCATTCGCAGAAGTCCGGGAAGACTCAAACTTGTGAATCCGGCAAGCCCCAGGCGGAGAAATCCGCGTCGGCTGGCGGAACCGAATTCCCGTGGCCCGAGGCACGGACAAACTGACGAAGCATGAAATGGATCGCTCATGATGACGGTCCTGTCCTGGAATTGTGGATGTCTGATTGCTGGTGAAGTTGCGGGTTTTGGTGTTCAGCGGTTATGCAGTCATCTTCTTCTGATCACGAATCGAATCAATCGGCCGGGAGGACGCGAATATGGATGGGTTCGGTCACAACGATCTCTGCCGTGTCTTTGGGGGCTGCGGCTTTTGTGGCTGCCTCCAGTTCT
This genomic interval from Planctomycetaceae bacterium contains the following:
- a CDS encoding EAL domain-containing protein, with the protein product MWTCIDYQLDFLAFTACCAAGLFGLLRMGKRCEGEKTAFRACLLTTSILLFCGHRYVQMVDADQRCNLINQMSAFATTYAGETEKLGHASIPNDVTTDDAHYQRLLEAQLRWLRANTLISDIYTMRRTDDNRTLLLIDSETDYDRDGHIDEELEARTIPGEEYDGFDSGTPAKAFNEALSGLPAFISVPYSDQWGLWVTALHPMHDQHGRVEAVLGVDFPAAVWGRQIFNARLSVIGILAVIESILLASAAFATLTRFHLKQQQFAANRLQQFKTTLDQTLDSVFMFRPGDFRFIYVNEGARQLLGYSEEQYLQMTPLDIVPGFSNDDLQKLTRPLTEGTHQLFTFETTHRHINGHEIPVELSLQFVHQSTDTPRFVGIVRDISERKKIEKELMIAARLDRLTGLPNRALFHDRLKLYIERTRQVPGYQFALMFLDFDRFKVVNDSLGHDVGDALLREIAVRLRDNLSTTDSISTLADGTTVSRLGGDEFVVILDDIDGPEAACQSASHLISALGEQYQLGDHAVRSNASIGIVCSHVRYQRPEDMLRDADTAMYEAKARGKACYVVFDDSMREAAQQRQQTETELRSAIGTEQLSVVWQPIVSLEDGKLHGVEAIIRWDHPTRGMIPPEEFLPIAEETRLSLPLSDWVMRTACAQFVDWHLQHVEEAPRYVSINLSERQLMQDHMADHIIQILNSYGMKPQQLQIEVTESEIMAHRVAAGEVLHALSQAGIRLAIDDFGTGYSSLACLQEFPFTVLKMDRTFVANLNDGHDVIAVAHSVVTLAENIGIACIAEGIEDPVQLAVLQSMNCGYGQGNFLCPPGTAEEIALAPWKHCHDLVAELIAPAEPECEVPSMAWRAFIGLED
- a CDS encoding DUF1501 domain-containing protein, with product MSDPFHASSVCPCLGPREFGSASRRGFLRLGLAGFTSLSLPGLLRMQAINAALSSSNGVKEKKAVIMVWKPGGCSHIDTYDPKPDSGSEYRGPFGTIDTAVPGLQFTELLPMQAKIADKFTVLRSMRQTAGGHPAGSMQMLSGDPDTRDKPKPKYPDWMSVANFLRAQEGPRNNPLPAYVGINPPLEYNGPAYVGDAYAPFVVKGDPNAPNFTVPNIGLGSQQEIQRIDRRTSLRQNLDKLERAFDQRRELEALDQFEEQALTLLTNPATKDAFDLSKEDDRTRDRYGRNTWGQQLLMARRLIEAGVDVLTTSLNGPLCGRVNNWDDHAVNHHVFDAMRFRANAYDQAVSALIEDIYDRGLDKRVLVVVTGEFGRTPKISYAASTGAGNASAPAGTQQPGRDHWPRAFSNIWAGGGIETGRFIGATDKRGEDSIERICSAGDFLATIYHHLGIDARKTLIEDFNGRPTPIVDHGEPIAELIG